The genomic region tgctatataagtagcactgccGCCCCGCCCCGACTTCGATCTCTCCCGACGCCGtcccctgccgccacctcgccgtcgccgccccgccctgacgccgtcccctgccgcccagacgcgcgccgtcgcccccgccctgctgccgtacgacgtcgccgcccgccctgccgccccgacgtcgccgcccgccctgctgcacctcgccgtcgccgtcgccgtcgccgtcgccggtcgTGAGCAACTTTActttatttttgttagatttttttgtatagttcatagatttatttgttagattagatgtgtaattaatttgtgtagttcatattgtgtaatttagattgtgtaattaatttgttcatattatgttagattttttttgttagtagATTTTTTGTTAGTAGATTTTTTTAGATTAGATGTGGTTCATATTTTTGTTagtagattgtgtaattaatttagattttttttgttagtagatttttttgttagtagatttgtagtaatttagatatgtagttcatattttttctgttagtagatttttttgttcatattatgttagatttatttgttagattagatgtggtgtaatttaaatatgtagttcatattgtgtaatttagattgtgtaattaatttgttcatattatgttagatttttttctgttagtagatttttttgttagattttgttaaattttttatgatttttgttagattttgttaggattttttgtagttcatagaatTTTTTGTTGGATGTgcagtaatttagatgtgtagttcatagatttttttgttttcatagaatctttatgatttttttctgttgtaattttgtttatagaattttaatgatttttttgttcatagtatttagaaaaaggaaaaaaataagaagagaaagtgtttaatataattagttagaaaaatactagtttatttttagtaagtactactttattttatttatagtaagtgcttcatatatagttgaactagctagttgatttaataaactactttattttactatatatagaagtagtttgtttttactaactactactttatttatttatagtaagtgtttagtagttgaactagctagaTGATTTAaataataaaactactttatttaactatatatagaagtagttcccgcatcgacgtcggcgatgcgtatcccgcatcctcgtcgtcgtcgactcggcggtggaggcttgcttgatgagggccatgttcgggactgggctccgccgggctggtattgagaggtgctaccttccgggggacgtaggttggtgaggaggcagcccgttgttgacccgatccttgtttggtggcggtcgcatgggccagtgacggtgccgaggcttccggacaccgcggaggtggtacgtcaccgtgtcagcgaggaggacgagcacgtccgtcgctacatggttccattggagggcaggttcgacaatacctggcaggttcttcagggatctcactggagctatgatcctgtgatggttccttatctttgggtgtccaccgcccgcgtcgatacccgtggGGCGCTAtagttctagttgtattagtgatgctatattagtgataatattcgacgatgtacggagaccaagagatgatgtacttttgcttataattattgaatgcatgctaatttgaatactactttattttatgatttggttttgcttattttatgatttggttttgcttattgaatgctcatattggataagttctccttcattcccgtgtgctagacaatttggtgtaataatgcactcgggaatgaaaggaggagctacgtacatcaccgatagtcaacccgtgattaataataatgatctagtttaatatttgaattatgaacataggccggaaatgtcgtactcatcggacgacgaaaaccgcccgggggagtgcgactggtgccacgacgaccgaggtatctgcgacaggttcattgagctggacgaagatcgtcgcttcagcattaagctcgaggagaccttcgatgttcatacggtacgcaaccgacgacaatagtttttttcgtaattaatcatgacttcaactattttaatcatgacaatatttttcatcttttccaattcgactagcttatcccatgttttgcaagacgctatgtcttggagaggatgggttttgaagaccatgaaagtttcgaaaccaaaaaaattatcctaagtacccatcatggtgtggattttcaagtaaacctgtacaatgctcagagtgtaaaccattttggttgcaaaaattgggaagcactttgcaagatgtatggtcttgatgagggtatgcttgtcaccatggatcttggtgatcctacaatcgagcaagagagaccttcgatttgggtccttgtggatacacctccaattcttcccccatgtgagcttaacatagttattaagtaatttatattgtttatttcaaaatagttgacaacttatctccattgacatcttattttcattcttcaaagaatgtgcggaagatggtagacagaacctactacagcgaaggctccgaattaacttatcaggagaaaatcatctggtcggattttatactgatcttgagaattacaatatctacaatcaaactcctcaacattatggtcaatacgtgccactagtgcacgtgttgaactacggtaactaccatggagataccctggtaagattattttttactattacaacatccgtgcatctttttgcacacttctagaactagtacatcattgctaactacgaagttattactatatttttcaacagataatcccgaatgattgtgtgcctcatctgatgtatacgcatggtagccttcatgttttgaacatacaaccaggtcgtcctacgaatctcaactgtccataccgggtttctaaaagaagtggagacataacaatcaaagaatggaaaaaatgtatggacagtcgtaaggagcttcttggaagcaataagcagcgaagggcaagaattggagacaggatgatcgccattcttcataatggagagtcagggtctatattgttttatgctattttaccttaagggtgtttaggtcctacctgagatactgatgatcatgtgctaagaacaattatgtagggttgggttcgatgactatgaggatgatgatcgtatgacttattattaataacgagtagaagttgtatgatgatgcatgattagtaggacttgttattatatatgatgatgtatgatgcgagcatgcatgagcatgttatatctgcgggtgcaatgaacatagcagcagcgttgataaaccaaggacgaagatataagaggggacacttctctctattagctagctaataacaacctaaaaataacccccaaaacccctaaagcagccacttttgtaGAAAAAaatgacttttggtcccggttggagccaccaaccgggaccaaaggccccctgactgggctcggtgcacagggccacgtggaggcacattggtccgggttcgtgtttgaaccgggactaatgggtggaggtattagtaacgacccattagtcccggttcatgaaccgggactaaaggcccctacgaaccgggactattaggtgtttttctactagacACGGTTGTGCGGAGGCACGGGTATACTGAGACGAGCGCGTGTGCAGCACCAAAGTTGCACGGGTGATCACGCGCGCGGAGCACGTAAAGTTActgtgggtttcatgtgaggcacgtcGTGACCCTAGAGTTACTTCGGAGGCACCGAAGTGCAGTCAGTACAAGCACAGTTGTGTGGATGCATGGTTTTGAACCCTCTTGCTGCTGTCAAGTGTCTAGAGGCACGGATGTATGGCATCAGAGGCATCGGTCCGAATATTTGGTTACAGAGGCACGGTTGTGGATGCACAGGTGTGAAGTCTCTAGGGTCACGGGTGCGTGGCACCAGAGGCATGGGTTGAGTTGACATTTAGAGAGCCACGGTTGTACATAGGTCAGTTGCACACGGTGGTGTAGTTTTGTGGCATCGTGAAGAACTGGTGTACGGAGAGTAACCTGTGTGCAATAGCAAGGATGTTGTGAATGGACGGAGCGGTGTTTGATGTGAAATGGTTGTGTTGtgtgattttaattttttttcaatgtGGTCAAAGTAGCAAAGTTCTTGTCCCTTGCATCTGTGTACCGAATGTTCTTCTGCAATATTTATGAATTGTTCATGCCAATGTTGAATAAGCATTCTACGGAAAGTTTACAACGATACCATCACATATTCTTGTAAATGCACGATGCATCTTGTAAAGGTTGAGTATGAAAATTATAATACAATATTGTGCGGCATATCTCTCGTTCTATGGTCATGGATACAATATATGCTTGCTCAATACTGGGACATAACTTACTAATTGCATTTAGACACGCACATCACTGTGTTCAAAGTTGAAACGTAAAATAGTAATACAATACAGACAACATCTTTGAGTAACAACAAACAGATTTACAATATGGGTTCATTCAACCTAAATTATCATAATAGTTGTGCCACGCACCCGATCCCTCGATCATGGCAGATCAATCAATCACGGCACGATCCTACTAGTTTAATATAGACATCTATTTTCTCGCAATTTACCAACCATTGTTTCCCTTCCAGCGCTTCCAACCACTGAAAGATCCCTCGTCTTTGTTCTTACGTGGGCGGAGTCTTTCTTTCACTGGTTGTTGGTGGAGGTGACGTAGCACATTCTTGATGATTAGGATTCTACGGTACAACTCGTAGCTAACATAcccgtcctttgccgcgtactcaagGTGTATCGGGGAATGTGGCTTCCACTCCCAGAACTGGTGCTTCTCCTTTGGGAatgatttcttcatgttcttgtatgtggggtcgatgatggccgctgCAAGGTCACCCATGGAGTCCCTTTCTCCACCACCCTTGATGCAGAATAGCCTCTGAATGTCGACGTGATACTCGTCTGGAATTTTGATCCATGCACGGGCAAGCATGGTCTTGTCGTTCCTGGTGTCGACGCTAGTGAAAGTTACCGCTTTCCGTTGCAGGAAGTCAACTAACGCCTGGGAGCGCTCGGACCTGCAGTAGTGGTATACAAGAACATGCTCGCGCATGGCAAGTTGAATGATGGCGATCCCTTGTCGTATGTAACTGCTCTTACGGATTGTATGCCAGGGTTCCATGGCAATATAAGATTTGCATTGAATATCTTCTGAACTAGATAGCTAGCTCTCAAATGGCTGCTCACAGATCTTGTGCAGGTGTTGACCCGTGGGTACAAACAAAACAACCGACAGCCGAAGGCGTTGGTGAAACATCCGGCTGTGGTATCCCCTTCTCTTTGCTACACCAATCCATTTGAGTGATCAGTGTGCTGCTGCAAACCAGAGGTGGTGGCCATGGTGGTCGTATCTCTACAGGAAGGAAACCGACGTCAAGCACCTGACACACAGGGCTGATAGAAAATCGTGATAGTGGCGCCACAAAAGACATGTTCCTCTCCGGACTGTCCTTGTCGATGCATTCTTCAACGATGGCACTTGTCACCATGGACTGTATTGGGACGACAGTGACGATGGCGTTGAGCTCCGCTGACCTGGGAATGCAGATGGATTCATGGGCATCCAAGTGCGCAGAGGTGACAGGCATGACCAAAGTTGTTGGCAGTGACGACTCCATGATTTTAGTTGCTGACTTTGCTTGTATCGGATGTGTAGCGCTGCTTCGGAATTCAGTCGAACAGTGGGTAGGCGTCATTGCTGCCATGGTGGAGCGGTGGATATGACCTTTGGAGCTTCGATCTGAATCACGGTATGGCTTGGACACTCAGTTGAACAGTTGGTGGGCAGCTGTGTCAAGGCTTGCGCATATGAAGGAGCCACTGCCCTGGCTAGACGAAGGCTGCGCAGGGGCGCGCCGATGACACTTGCCGCTGTGGGGGTGGGAACGGAGGTGGTGAGGGCTGCAGTACACGTGGTGGTGACCGCAGGAACGCAAATCGGAGCGGTGGTAGTGGTGGTGACCACACCAGGGGTAACGCTCCGAGGAGCGTTGCAGACGGCAATAGAACGGGCGGCGGCACTgatggcggccatggcggcagcaTGGGCGGCAACCAAGGCGGTCCATGCAGCAGGATCCCCTGCCAAAGCACGGATtggagagggagaggttgtggaCGAGCGGTGTGGCACAGCTTCAGCGGTGGCGGAGGTCGGACATGGCAAGGACTCGAGCCACAACGGAACCTTCTCCCTTCGCTGTCGATCTGCGTAAGCCATAGGGATGGGATTTGGGTTGGGAATTTTAGAGTGGCAAAGCACAAACCCTAGACAAAATTCATCCAAATCAAGTCGATGCCGAGGAAGGAGATGGCTCTGAATACCATTTGTCAGATCCCGGATGGATCAGCCATGGATTTGAAGTGGATCAAGAACAAGAAATTGGGGAAAGGTATGAAATCACCAAGAAAGAACAGTGAGGAACTTGTGTATATAGTGTATGTATGTAAAGGTACTGTTGTATTGATAATAACCAATAGTATTCGGCTGAATAGTTGATCGATACATCTCCTCTAGTTACCATATACCTTATATATAGCCTTAGGTTATAGAGAGTAACTCGAATATAGAAATAATAACAAGGACGGAAATGAATAAACGTTGACAGCCGTAGATCTTCTGCCATTGGGTTTCCTTTTTATCCTGGCCATTCAATCTGCCATGACACGGCAAGTCCTCCTCCGACTAGTACCTGACATGACACGGCAAGTCCTCCTCTGAGTAGCACCTGACAGGGAAGTGACTGCCGAAGCTCAAGTACGTGGACGCCATGGGGCTCCCCACTGCCGACGACATCACGCACCTCACCACGCAGGCCCACATCCGGCTTGGCAAGATGCTCGCTGACGCATACATCGCCACACTCTGATGATAATCAGTTAGTGTGCCGGCATCATTAGTAGTGTACACTGGAATTCTACTACCATTGATTTCACGGAAGAGTTAATTTGGTGATGATTAGTTATGGGCAAGAGCTGAATAAATCTGCTTTGGTCTGTACTCTGTAGTAGTATTAGTATCAGGATAATTCATGTCAGGCTCCCAAAGGTTGCAACCAAATGAAGGAAAAGACACAAACTCAGAATATTGCTCCCATTCTTATGCACTTTGTAGGAACTGGAACAATCTCATCCGCATTACGATATTACTGTTGTGCGGAAGTAAAATTGTTTGCTCTGGCAAGTCTATCTACCTGAAAAGAAGGCTTGTTGTTACAGTATAACTCTGACTATCTACACAGAAAAAATACAACCACTGTACTCATAGATTGGAATCAGAAGAAGCAGACCATAAGAAACTCTGTTGAGAAAGGCAAACATATATTATTTGCAATGCTGTGGCCAAAAAAAAGGGGAAGGCTCAACCAAGCCCGCTGTGGCAAAAAAAAAGGGAAACAAAGAACTGAAAAGTTACAAAATGTTTGCAAGATGCTTGTGACTATATGGGGTTATAACATGCAAATACATTGATATTCGCAGGGAAGCTGGGTACGTGGTCGAAAACGGCAGGAGCTACTACTCCCGGCGTTccaatttactcgtcgtggttttagttcaaatttgaactaaaatcacGATGAGTAAATCGGAACGGCGGGAGTACTTTCCAGGAATATCCATTAAGCTAAGCCGTGTATAATAACTACTCCAAACTTACATGTGGTGCTAATTCCATCGTGCTTCGAACCCACCGTCCCTGCTGCTGGCTGCTCCATCGGGCCTCCGCTGTCCCATGGCGCGCATTCTCTGCTCCTTCCTCTCGACTCCATCAATGCAAGTAAATCTCGCTCCCTCTCCTGCATGCCCGCCCACGCCGTCGAAGCACCGCCCCGGAGTGCGCCCTGGGGTCGAGGACGGTGATTGCCTAAGGCCACGGCACGCGGAGCGCCAACCTTCCTCTTCCCCCTCTACGCCCTGTCGAGGAGTATGGCGGTTGGCTGGGTCGCGGCCACGCACAAAGGCAAGATGGGGGCGGATCGACGATTGCCTCCTTCAATTCAGAGGCGGAGACAGGATTTAGGCATTGATAAAAAATCCGGTGCGGAAGAATAAGTATGATAACATTGTATAGTGTCCAACCGCTTGGACACTATACAAAGATCATTATGTTTGCAATGGTTAAAGTTGGTTTCTAAAAATTTCAACAAGATCAAGAAACAACTTAGCTTAATCGTATCATAACGTTTCACTCTTGCActacaaaaacaagattacatttgAATTAATCTTTATGGTATTTGACACATTTTTCTCTTCATAATTACAAGTCTTAGAATTAGCATCACATGTCACAACCAAAAGAATTAATATTTTAATGTATAATTTTGATATATACAAGATAAGAGTTCAAAGAGATTAGTAGAAGTTGTAAACTAGAAAGTAATAGGCAGTGCTAACCTTGGCTAGTTCGTCACTTGGGAATCGACTAGTATAGCCACTGCACGATCGCTCGTCGACTGTCCGCACCTGCGCTGATCGATTGTGCTACTGCTAGCTGGACAATCGCAAATCATATCATCAATTCCCTAAGAGAAGTGAGGCCACACATCCCATCAGGCAGCGCTTTCAGGGCACTACACGAACCCACATAGAGACTTATCCGGTTGGCCAGATTTCCAAGGTTCCAAGGCAACTTGACCAGATGTTTGCAGAACGAAATATCCAATTCCTCCAGGGACAGCGGAAGTGTCCCCTCAGACGATGAAATGTCCCCCTCCTGGATGTCACAATCTTCAATACGCAAAACGCAGAGGCGATCAAAGCACCCGAGCTCGTCTGATGGCCAACGAACAAGATTGTTGCACCCGCGAATCATCAACGTTTCCACAAACCGAAAGCATTTCCAAGGCATAAGGCGTGATCTAGACAATCCAGACCTTGTGTCCAAGCTGCTAGGACCTCGCAGAGCCAAATACTCTAGTTTTTCAAGAGGTCTTTCACTTTGGATTTGCTGGGCGTCTAGAAGCAACATGGCCATGTCTTCCTTAGACTCCATAGTTAAAGCTACGAGAAATGGCCAAGAGCCCAAACGGATGCACATAAAAATGAAATTGACTGTTGTACCGTGAACTCCAACTATACTCATATCCCTGACAATGGGGATCACTAGAATACTTGCAAGCTTGGGGCAATTTTCTATCCTTAGCACTTCAAGCATCGGGAACTTTAGCAAGATATCAGAAGGCTATCCCACACTATTTTCTGCCCATATCTCGAGGCTTGGTAACTCAAACAACCTCATCCTCTTCAACCTTTGGAAAATTTGGAAAGGAGTAACGTGTCCTCCACCTTCCACATCAAGGCTATTACATAATGTGGTCAAGTTATCCATCTTTTCTATGGACAAAATCTCTAGAGAGACCGAGAGCCATACTACTGGTATACTCTTGCATCATGGGCAGTTTGACATTTTGAGTTCTTTCAAACAGTTAAACATCTCAGGCTTTCTCATCCATTGTGATATTTGTAGACCACCATATCCGCGTATCTCCAAATTTTGGATATTACAATGAGGTTCTAAACATTGGAGCACTTCTTCGACATCTTTAGGCTCATCATGAAATTTTTGGTCCCAAGACAGTTAAATTTTGCTTCTGACTAAGGTTGGCTTCTTTTGCATTCTCCACACTCTTTATCTTGATCAAATTCAATAGCTCCAGCCTATTGCTAAGGTGTTGCAAGTCTTTGAGCTGCTCTATTCCAAGGCCATATCCAGTATCCACAACAAATGTTGTCAATATGTGAAGGTTGTTCATTACACCAAAGTTTGGAGACATACTTCTGAGACTATCAAAACCAAAGAGATAAAGATTGATGAGCTTTCTCAATCCTATCATGTCTTCTGGTAACTTCTGCAGCTCCTTGCAAGCTACGAGCCTCAACGTTTGCAAGTGCGCAGACTCTGAGCCTCAACGATGTCAGACACGGAGAGGTCAAGATACCGTAAATGTTTTGCATTTATGGCCTTGCAAATGGCAATTGAATAAGGGGGACAACGCAATGCTCTTAGTGATGATGATATTTGTAGCAACTCTTTAAAATCCTTGTGTGACAATCCTGAAGGACCTAACAAAGTGCGGATGCATGTTCTTCCTTTGCATAACCCCTTGATTTGTTCCAATTCATCAGCCTTTGAAATTTGCATGTGAAAAACATCTTTTAACAATGCTTTCTGCTGAATCAGTTCTTCTATACTTGCACATTCATTGCTGACTTATTTTGCTAGATCATGCATTAAGTCATGCATTTTACATACTACCATTGTCGAATATTCTAGCACTTTCTTATCTTTGAGGAAGGATCTCCAAACCAACTCATCAAAAATGAATTCTCCTTTCTGTATTAAATCCATTGTTTCCTCTTCTTGTATAAAACCATTTGCCATCCATAGTTCGATCAGACCTTCTACAACTCATAATCCTTGGGGAAAATTGCACATAATGCAAAACATTGCTTCATTTCAGATGACAGGTGTTTGTAGCTTAACTTTAATATGGGCATGACCTCATATTTTCCTCCATCATTATCCCTTATGCTACTTGCTTCAATGCCCTTCCATTCATGTACATGTTTCTTTGAACTCAACAAGCCACCCATTGTCTTGAGAGCAAGAGGCAACCCTCCACATTTGTTGACAATACGCCTTCCAATGCTGACTAATTCTGCTGGCTCCTTCACACCATTGCTAAATGTTTTGTTTGAAAACAATTCCCATGAATCATTTGCGCTCAGAAATACTAGTTTATGGGGCTTAATTGTGCACATTATAGAGGCCACTTGCTTGCTTCGACATGTGACCACTATAACACTTCCTGAGCCACCAACAGAACACAATAGTGGCTTCAATACA from Triticum aestivum cultivar Chinese Spring chromosome 4A, IWGSC CS RefSeq v2.1, whole genome shotgun sequence harbors:
- the LOC123083533 gene encoding uncharacterized protein, whose amino-acid sequence is MLEVLRIENCPKLASILVIPIVRDMSIVGVHGTTVNFIFMCIRLGSWPFLVALTMESKEDMAMLLLDAQQIQSERPLEKLEYLALRGPSSLDTRSGLSRSRLMPWKCFRFVETLMIRGCNNLVRWPSDELGCFDRLCVLRIEDCDIQEGDISSSEGTLPLSLEELDISFCKHLVKLPWNLGNLANRISLYVGSCSALKALPDGMCGLTSLRELMI